Genomic DNA from Primulina huaijiensis isolate GDHJ02 unplaced genomic scaffold, ASM1229523v2 scaffold37307, whole genome shotgun sequence:
GACAATTTAAATACAACTATTTATTTCATAAAGAAGTTGAAGAACTaataagaagattttacttCAACTCAGTATGTACTATCAGCTTACGAAGATTTCTTAACATGGAATCAAAGCTCTTGCTCCTGCTAGAATGTGCAACAGACATTGAGACAACCCTAATACCAACTAGCTCCATCAAAACAACCAtgtaaataaaatgaataataaaacaCTTATCTTATAGTATCAAAAATGCTTAGTAGTAGTCTATGTGTGTAGACATATTATAAGTTTTAGATCATGATTGATCAAATAAACGTATATGAAAACTGCTCTCCACTTcgttactttatttatttattttttattcttctcataATACATCGACCACCTCCAtgttaatttcttttctttacaTGTTACTGACCTGCGTTTTCTTCTTAATACGAGTTCCAAACAATTTCTATTGATAtaatttgatttcttttttaGCCTCTCGTTGTAATAATCTATTCAACTGTCTTGTGAATTAAATTGATTCTCATGTTTAAACATCTTCAAAACTCGAAgttacaaaattcataaatacatCAACTAAATTCTCAAGTAAAAAATGTTATTGAAATCCTATCTACATTAACGAATTTTCAAAGCTCTTTGATTACACTAAGATTTTAAATGCTCTTATCGATTGTTTAATGGTTCATATTACAACTAATATTTAAGTTAAAGTTGTCACGTTCGTAAATCCATTAGCGTCAACCATGTCATTAAGTGTGGTACCCTTACAACTACTACCATGATTTAAAGATGGATGctctatttttgaatttataataacttATTTATGGAGTAgatctatgattaaattttaagaTGAACAAATACTTTATGTCCaacttaataatttttaataccaactcaatctttttcttaaatattttcaattttatgaatttctcatttttttcatattttcttacGTTGTTAAGAACAGTGCCAACTCGAAATACTAATCGTATGACTACggatataaaagaaaataacattactataatcaaaatacttattgcttttaaaattaaattattaaataagaccTACACAAATATAACACATGATTAATTGGTCTAAAGACAAATATAAATGCTCATATATTAGATTACAAACCTGGGTAAGACACCTAAAAAATTGAGGTGCCCTTacctagtatatatataaacagtAAATGCGACTAGTCTAGCTAGCTAGGTATGTGGATGCAAATGACTCCCTCTGCCACTTCCTCGTACAATTTGCAACTGGAAACAGCAATGATTTCTTTTTCTGCGAATGAAAATTTGTCACGTCGGAACATTAATTGCTCAAAATCTTGTCATCCTCTTCCcctgtttattaaaaaaaatcttcacttttttttttgttttgttttgggtGTTGACGATGATTAGATATTCTTCTGATCTTCTCCATTTCTAATCCTTCATAAGTATCTAATAATAATGACAATGATgtaacaattaattaatcatctCATTAATTTTTTCATCCCCACAACCAGCAGATTTGCAGATATGTAGGGGACCCAGGAATTCAACCGCCCTGTTTTCTTCTTCCTTTTCCTCACTTTTACTTTTTCTTGGTGTTCCCAGCCTTCTATTCTTTCCAGAAATGAAGTAAGATGGGTTGGCAGGAATTGCTGGTCTAGATCGAAAGGggttgtttttcatgcaattttcCTGCTGATTTTGTGAAGTTGATTGATCAGGCACATGGGTTTCCGTTTTGAGGCCTGATCGATTGTTCGTTGGAATTCGTCTAGATCTGTTTTTTGGTTCTTGTCTCAGCTGTACAGTCTTCTTGCTTTCCAACACAATTTCAGAGGTACTTTTTCAACCCATTCTTGGATTTTTAGTATGATGGTATTAATTTAGAAGAAGAACTGGGGTGTAATGGGGTTCTGACCATGGGTATCAGATAAAATTTGTTGGGTTTTGGATTAACCGAGTGGTTCTGGAAAAGTTCGGTGATTTCGTCAGTCGCCTTCGAGTTCAGCTGCAAGCTAATGTATTTTGGGGCAAAGTTTATATTTTTGCTCATGAAAATACATTGCTTCTGTTTTGAGTTAAAGTTTGTGGAAACTGGAAATATGAGTGTAAATTCTGAagttaacatttttaaaaaaacatgtagTGCCATAGATGGTAATTTTTGCCCTGATGTTTGTCAGATTAATGTATGCATCATTTCACTTTTATGGTCATTTTCTTATCTTTTTGTCAGTTAATTTGTCAAGGAGGCTGCTTGATTTTACCCCTTTGCATGAATGTATGTCGTACTTTTCTGATAAGCAATCATCGATCTCTTGGAACGTTGAAGGTGTATATGTGAGAATTTCTTGCATTCTACCACCAATTTTGTTGTTTCATGTTGATAAAGTTCTTCCAAGGTTCCGGATTTTTGGTTGAGATACTTAAGGTACGTGTTCTATCTTTTTGGTTGATGATTGAGAGAGACGATTGATGTGGAAGATCCTTTCTGTGCATTTTGACCTGAACTTATTCTTTCTCAAAGTTTTAGTTGTGATAAGTTTAGTTCTTTTTTCTGTTTGATCCTGATATTGCTATTTtttaatactaaaaaaaatctttagcCCCACTCTATGTTTTGACTAGAGATATCAGGACTTCGATGGCTGTTTAATGCTAATTTTATTATCTTTTCTCCTAGTATCTATTTAATTACTCCTGTTTTGTTTTCTGATGTTCTATGATATTAAATTTCTTGCATTGTCTCTTATACTTTCTCATAACTTGATGTAAGTATTTGATTTGATGAGTTACAACAGAAGTGAACTCTTTATCATGAAATTATCTATATATTCAAAGAATCAATACCTTGAATGAGTGTAATTATGTTTGTTGTGCTTGAAACCATGCTCGAATTGAACCGTCTCTTTCTTTCCCCTCCAGAAAGTGTACATTAGTTTGTAAATCATATAAGTGCTTATCCTTGTCGTTTTTCATGTCCCATTGTTTAATTTTATCGGTGACATTATTTACACAGGTGAATGGATTTAACATTGTTACGAAGCCTTGTCAATAGTATTTCTCGATTCATTCATCTGGTAACATGCCGCATGTCAAAGGCAATGCCGGTTGAGAAGGAATACCAAAATATAGTATCTTTCTTGAAGCATTTGAAAGCTGTACTTGATGGTGTTGCTGATTGTAGACTGCCGTTGGATGAAGCTCTGTCTAAAGAGTGTGAAGAGCTTGACTTTGCAGTGAATGAGGCTAGAATATTCCTTGAACAATGGTCTACCAAAACAAGCAAGATTCTGTGTGTGAGTAACTTCACTTGGCTCTGCTGTTTCCTTGCTTCCGTCGGCATATAAGTTTGTTCTGGAAAATTGTCGGACTCGCATCCTTTCTTGAACTAGCATTAATTTTGCCATGCCTTGGGCCCACAGGTCCACACAAGTGAAGTTCTACACAATGTATTTTGCTAGCAACTAATTTGTATCATTTCTCGttccagaaaaattattaatcCGGGCAGTTATAATAGTCATTATGTAgctttatgatatatatgagaTGGGGTGTTGCAAGCACGCTAATTTTAGAACGCGGTGTTTCACTGCGATATAGCACCTCAACTCACTAATCTTGGGATTCTAGAGGTGTCTCCTTCATGTTCAAGCAGTGCGTATAGCACTTTATTCTATAGGTTTAAGAGGCAACTCCCTGCATGTTACCATTTTGTCCGACATAGCACTTGATTTTCAGTTTTTTTGCCAATAATTGTCTTTAATATCATTCTGTGAGATACTCGGCCACCCTCGCAAGCTAGACTTCTTACATTAGAATGTCATCGCATCTTCAAATTATCTCCACAATTTATATTGCTTACGAAGCATTTATGAGTACTCGGATCTGCTTTAGCACTTCTCATGTCTTGCATGTTGAAATTGAGATCTACTTATTCCTTATTGCAAGCTTCTATAACTGTTCTCATGCTCAGATTGCCGCGTTGGGATTGCTTAGTTCTTGAGTGCTTAACATGGTCTGTTGCTCTGGTAATTGTGAGCTCCTGGCTGCTCTGTTCTCACTTCCCAACACTAAAATTTTTTGGACATCACCACGTCCTGACTGCTTAATGTGTAAAGTTTGCCTCGTCGAGCTTGTTGAGCTTCCAACTGATCATAAACCGACTGTTTACAGTTACACCGTAAATGATTGATTTCTGCTGGTTGACTTAGATTTGTTCTAATTGCTTCACTTGTATCGAAAAATTCTGGCCCTTACATATTCACATTGCGAAAAGGATATACTCTAATTACTAGAATTGTTCATTCCTCCTCTCTCAACCCAATGATGGACGGTGCGTCAAATATATAACACCAATCTCGCATactacaaaattttataatgccttaaaattttcaaaacctATGTGCGCTGGCTGACaaattctttttcttgttttcctttataaataatttacagGTGATAGAATGTAAGCCCTTGTTCATCAAAATTCAGAATTCCTCAGTCAAGCTCTCTTGTGTTCTATGTAAACTATCTGAATCATCACCAACCACTTTGAGTCTGTCTCGTGCTCAGGTAATGATCCGGGTTAACTTTCCATTTTTTGGTACTCACTAGTCGTGCAAATGGAGTGTTTTAATTCACTGCAGAGCAATAATATTAGGTGGGTAACATCCAATAATACCGAAGGAATATGTAATTTTAGATTCTTGTTCCAGTTCTGTATGCAGGAATCTCAAAATCTGAATCTTGGAAAATTGTCACAAGATATAGAAGAGATTTTTAAACGTCAAATCGAAGGGAAAAATTTTGATTCCAAGCATCTTACTGTGGTTGTCGAATCCCTCAACTTGAGATCAAATCAAGAACTCTTGAGTGAACATATTGCATTGGAAAAGGAAAGGCAGAAAGCTGAAGACAATAGAACAAACAGGAACTTAGATGACATCTCTCTAGCTGTTGATCTTATGAATCAAATTCATGATTTTACGGTGGCTAAGCTTGAGAATACTCCGGCCTTTAATGGCATTCGGATCCCTTCATATTTTCGCTGTCCATTATCTTTGGAACTCATGTCAGATCCTGTGATTGTGTCTTCTGGCCAAACTTACGACCGTGTGGCCATCCAAAAATGGCTGGATCATGGACTTGTGACTTGCCCCAAAACTCGGCACAAACTCTCACACAATAGTCTCATTCCCAATTATACAGTTAAAGCTCTTATAGAAAACTGGTGCAGCGAAAACAAAGTTAAACTTTCCAGAAACCCTTCAGATATCCTCTCGGTTGGAATTTTTCCTGAACGGATTAGCCAAGAAGATGATCTCCCATGTTCAACTTCAATATCCTCTTCTGGTTTTGAGGAGAAAAAGATTGGGGTTTCCAATGGGCTTGATGTAGATGGTAATGGTGTTTGTATAAAGGAGGCTGAGAAATTTGATCGATCATCCCCCGAACATTCTTATGTACATAGCAGGAGCGAGTCAACATCAAGTGCCATTTCCAGCGTTGAATCTCTCCCCACAGGGTCATCTGAAATTTCCAGGATATCAAGCAAGCAAGATGGTGTGAGTGATAGATCTGGCGATGTAACATCTTCTTATCCCTCTTCctctttttcaaataaaatttctgGGGTTTCTTCTTTTAGTGGAAAACAATATCACAGCGCCAAAACAATGGATGAAATGGTAACAAATAGAAATCATAACTCATTTAGAACTCTTTCATTCTCATCCACCTCGGGGTCCAATGATTTGACAACTACTTCCCATGTTGAAAAACTAATCAAAGACTTGAAGAGCGAATCAACTGAACTGCGAACTGCAGCTGCGGGAGAATTACGGTTTCTTGCGAAGTACATTGTGGAAAATCGCTTCATTATAGTCCAATGTGGTGCTATTGCCCCATTAATCGCCCTGTTACACTCTGATATTAACCTTGCTCAAGAACATGCCGTCTCAGCTCTACTAAATTTGTCAATTAACGAGAATTTGAAGGCTAAGATTGCGGAAGAAGGTGCTCTAGAACCATTCATCCATGTTTTGAAAAATGGAAACTCGGTAGCCAAGGAAAATGCTGCAGCTGCTCTCTTTAGCCTCTCGCTGTTGGATGAGTATAGGATCAAAATTGGTCGGTCAAGCGCAATTCGAGCTTTGGTTGATCTTTTAGGATCAGGTACTGTCAGAGGGAAGAAAGATGCCACAACAGCCTTGTTTAACCTATCTATATTTCACGAAAACAAGGCTCGTATCGTTCAAGCAAACGCTGTGAAACATTTGGTTGTATTGATGGACCCTTCAACAGAAATGGTGGATAAAGCTGTTGCTGTTCTTGCTAATTTGTCGACTATAGCGGAAGGATGCTCAGCCATCGCTCGAGAAGGTGGCATACCTCTTCTTGTGGAGATTGTCGATATGGGATCTCAAAGAGGAAAGGAGAATGCTGCCTCTGTGCTGATGCAGCTGTGCATTAATAGCCCCAAATATTGTCGGATTGTTTTGCAAGAAGGTGCGGTTCCACCTCTCGTTGCTTTGACTCAATCAGGCACTCCTAGAGCCAGAGAAAAGGTGCATATCCTCCGTTTATCTCGTGTCCAGTGCTAAGTTGTATAGTCTTTTGATCATTTTCGTTATTTTGAAGCAGGCGCAACAACTGCTTAGCCATTTTCGGAACCAACGTGAGAGTACCGTGGCTAGGGGCAGATCAAGAAAGGAAACATAAACAATATCAATTTGTTGGTGACTTTTTTATTGTTGTCTCGTGATGTGATTACAGGTAAATTTATGCAGGGGGCAGGTTTTGAGAAGCCCATTCTCATCGGGAATTATGTATTTGTTGCAATGAGATGACGGTGGTTGCGGTTTTAAGTTGTGGTTCGCTTTGTTACTGCAAAAGTTTGTACAGACATTTGTATATATGTATGCGTTAAAAAGAATGTGTGAATTCGGCTATGGTAATTCATGATTGATTTCAAGAAACCTGCATTTTTATGTGAGAGCCAAGAAATAGTGGTGGCATTGTTGCTTGAAGAAATTTCAGATTTTCTCCGTCCCCTGTAGTCCACCCTTTTGAGTGACAACCTGCACTTTTAGAAAATAGTCTATGCCATTgagttaaattaataattttcatcgAAGCATCACCTGAAGTAAACAGGCCAAATCCTACAAGTTGAATAACGAATGTTTTCTCACATCTTTTGTAGTAAAACCTCGAGTTGATCACCCTTCTGTTCTGTTTTGAGCCGTTATTTCTTGTTCTgctaaaatctttgaagatgAAGAATTCAGAAAGCAGAAACAACACCAGCAAATCAAATATGCTAAGAAATTTCTGTAAGAATCAGATATTGAATTATCTGACGGGTTGGGAGAAAATTTGTCATCCTACTCTCACCTTTGATTTACGCGGCTTTTGAGGGTCGCTTTGGGTGGGTAAGGACTAAGGAGTGGGCTGCTTATTTGACAACTTATATATGTACACTAAAATTAAGGAGCTTTTAATCTTACAAATATTAAGATGTCTGAAACTTCCCATTTTGGGGCgaatcgttttttttttgggagtaTTTTAGCggttaagaaaaaaaattatggtaCGACTAATGAAACAAACTAAATTAGATTTAGTTATTtaacaattttatattatacgaatatttaatttttgtactCAAAAAATAGGAATAgagattaaatttaatttatataaataaaatagattgacaaattaaatttctttacacgtttttatttatttatcagaGTTTCTTATTTCTAAGCATCGGAATCGACAAAACAAATGCGCAATTCTAGTTTCTGATTTTGGATCCAATAgttataatatcatatttttgagAGAgtgatttcaatttcaattcaCGGTTCATCTAGAATCGTGATTGAACCTATGAACCGTGAATTGAACCTAacatattattttgagtttcaTATTCTTTGTATTctcgtataatttttttttttattttaataataaaaaattttaaaaaaataataaacaaaaatctTGAAGATTATAAAATAGTCACGCCATATTGCAACTTGCAGAGAAAAGAAACAATGGGATTTCGTCACCGCTCAAATATACACAAAGATTTGGTTTTGCTCATCTTATACAACAAAAATATGCGTCACCtacaaaacatatatttttgataaaattatcGACaacttgatttgtttttgttccAGTTCGGTGGGAGAATGGAGAGCAAATGAGAACAATTTCTATGTGACAGAACTTCTCTGAGTCACATTTACAAAACACCGTATAATCAATGCTTTTCATCCTCATCGTCACTAAGGACAACGATGTCAGGTGACACAACAGATGATTTTACCAAAGTTCCTCTACCAGAGGGTAGCATGGTTGTACCTGGATTTGAGTGTTGCACAGTGTCTTGCCCACTGGAAACAGGACATGGAGACATGGATGTTTCTGCAGGACGCCTATGACCTGAATCTGGTTGATGTAAAGAATTTTTCACAGCACATGAATCTGGAGTtggttgaattttctttttcacccAGATATGGATTGCTCTCAGATTTCCTTCAAGTGCTTCAACGAGGGACTCCAACGAGGAAATTTCATATCGAAAGAGGAAAATTTTATCTGCCCAGGAAGTACAATAACATAGCTGCTTTGCATGCCGAAGACATGTATATATATCGGGAGAACATGAACAGCATGTAgcagaaaggtataaatcacaCAAGCATACGCTGCACTCCCTTTTCGTGCCAGTATCAGCTTCATCTAGCACCCTTGATTGAGATGGATTGCTTATGTGTTTCCTCCTAATGCTTTCAAGTTGAACACGAAACTAAACAAGTAAAAATACGTAATTCAGAATAATTTTCACAACCCACCAAACATTAGATTAGTTTAGAAGTTGAATAAGGAAAAACTCATACAAGTGCATTCAATTTTATAGGCCAATGAACAAATGTCCAGCAGCGATGATAAAGCGAAATGGTAACATATATACAAAATTGAAGTTAAAAAGttcaattttaaacttaaatagaTTGAATCTAAAAATGTTACCACGATCCAAAATCGCAATTGGTCTGTCCAAACCAGCAGTTCAACTCGCAGAAGCTAATGGGGGTTTTGTCATCTTGAAACCAAAAAATCCCAGAAACTAATAGTACAGGTTTCAAGACTTGCAATGAAGGGTTCGAAATTCATCATCCAGGTAATTCCAATTTATATTATCTATGTATCACAGTTTTTAAGTTCTGACAACCAAAAACCAGTTCACTTTTAGAAACTGAGACATGTTTCAAAACTTGACTCACATGACTTAAAGATGTATACAAGACCACCTACATATGTAAGAAAATACAAGTAAGGTGCTTCACAAGATTTCATCATTAACAGAATAATCATATCAGTGACATATACCTTAAGTGCTTTTGTTAGCTTCACAAGATTTCATCGTTAGCAGAATCATCATATCAGAGACATACCTTAAGTGCTTTTGTTAAGAGCCCGTCCTTCCCGCAAACACTTTTCCACAGTTGATTACCCACGGAATTATTTCTTATGGCTAAGGTTTCCCACTGTGCAGTCACAGCTTCTATGGCAGCTCCAATCAACAGTCGATCATAAGAAATTGAACTCTTTCGACAAAAATCATTATACTGTTCTACTGTGTTCAAGCCATGAGGTAACCAGTCGAAAGGAGCAAAACAGACTGATTCCGAACAGTTGAAGCCACAATCAAATTCTGTATGATATGCTCCAGGAAAGATGAGAATAAACTCACGTGGGTTCTGCACACAACGGTACACAGGTATTCCCTCAGACTTTAGCACCGAGGGGGAAAGCTGATATGCCTGTACAAACACAGAAAAGTCAGGCACCAGGTAAACCAAAAAATATTGGACTTCACCTAAGTGGTCGTGAATGAAGTAACCTCAGCAGAAACGTGAACTACAGTCAGTAAGGGAGTGTTAAACTGGAAA
This window encodes:
- the LOC140968616 gene encoding U-box domain-containing protein 3-like encodes the protein MDLTLLRSLVNSISRFIHLVTCRMSKAMPVEKEYQNIVSFLKHLKAVLDGVADCRLPLDEALSKECEELDFAVNEARIFLEQWSTKTSKILCVIECKPLFIKIQNSSVKLSCVLCKLSESSPTTLSLSRAQFCMQESQNLNLGKLSQDIEEIFKRQIEGKNFDSKHLTVVVESLNLRSNQELLSEHIALEKERQKAEDNRTNRNLDDISLAVDLMNQIHDFTVAKLENTPAFNGIRIPSYFRCPLSLELMSDPVIVSSGQTYDRVAIQKWLDHGLVTCPKTRHKLSHNSLIPNYTVKALIENWCSENKVKLSRNPSDILSVGIFPERISQEDDLPCSTSISSSGFEEKKIGVSNGLDVDGNGVCIKEAEKFDRSSPEHSYVHSRSESTSSAISSVESLPTGSSEISRISSKQDGVSDRSGDVTSSYPSSSFSNKISGVSSFSGKQYHSAKTMDEMVTNRNHNSFRTLSFSSTSGSNDLTTTSHVEKLIKDLKSESTELRTAAAGELRFLAKYIVENRFIIVQCGAIAPLIALLHSDINLAQEHAVSALLNLSINENLKAKIAEEGALEPFIHVLKNGNSVAKENAAAALFSLSLLDEYRIKIGRSSAIRALVDLLGSGTVRGKKDATTALFNLSIFHENKARIVQANAVKHLVVLMDPSTEMVDKAVAVLANLSTIAEGCSAIAREGGIPLLVEIVDMGSQRGKENAASVLMQLCINSPKYCRIVLQEGAVPPLVALTQSGTPRAREKAQQLLSHFRNQRESTVARGRSRKET